From the genome of Chitinophagales bacterium:
AAAAATATAATCAAACATGAAAAAATTAATATTTTCGATTGCCTTTTTAAGTCTTATTGCCTTAAAAAGTTTTTCCCAAACTGCTACAACACCGGCAGCTAATACAGTCCCTGGCAATGCACCCAGCGCAACACCGGCGGACAACCCTAATGCAGGTGATTTCTCATTTAAAGAAGAAACTTTTGATTTTGGGAATATTGGAAAAGGAACTCCGGTAACCCACGAGTTTACCTTTAACAATACAGGAAAGGAACCCATTGTAATCAGTAATGTACAGGCTTCATGCGGTTGCACTACTCCTAAATGGCCTAAAGAGCCTATTCTTCCAGGGAAAACTTCTACAATACAGGTACAATATAATGCGGCTCACCCGGGTGGATTCAATAAATCAGTAACCATTACTTCCAATGCCAAGAGCGCAAGCAAGGTTCTTTATATCAAAGGTGTAGTTCAGGATCAGACAGAACAAACCACACCCGACAAACCACCTAATATACTCAGCACGCCTAACAATAATTAATATTTTATTTTTTTTCGAAAGCTCTGGGGAACCCGGAGCTTTCTTTTTTTATACAAGTAAAAGAAAAAGAGAATTAGCCTTCTCAAAATGGTAAATAATTATTCTTAAAAGAACGCTTTTAAGGCCTAACTCCTTTGCCGGTAGTGAAAAAAATTTTACGTTTGTGTTGTGCCATATATCTCGCAAAAGGGGCGCATCATGCCTGCCTCTCCTATACGCCGTCTAGTACCTTATGCTGAAAAGGCAAAGCAGCAAGGCAAGAAAGTTTATCATCTCAATATAGGCCAGCCAGATATTGAAACGCCTCCCGAAGTATTCAACGCAATACATAACATTGATTTTAAAGTTTTGGAATATAGCCATAGTGCAGGTATTGAAAGCTATCGTATTAAACTTGCCGCCTCTTACAAAAAATACAATATTGATCTGTCTATGCATGATGTGCTCATTACTACTGGCGGGTCAGAAGCAATTACATTCGGATTAATGGCAACTCTGGATGAGGGCGATGAAATAATTATTCCGGAACCATTATATGCCAACTATAATGGTTTTGCCTGTGCAACAGGCGCAGTTATAAAACCAATTACTTCCTACATTGAAAATGGTTTTGCATTACCTTCTATATCAGAATTCGAAAAGTTAATAACGCCTAAAACCAAAGCCATCCTCATTTGCAATCCTAATAATCCTACGGGATATTTGTATTCCAAAGAGGAGCTTGAACATTTAAAGGATATTGTATTAGTACATGATCTTTTTTTATTTGCCGATGAAGTGTATCGTGATTTTTGCTATGACGGTAAAAAACATTTTTCTGTACTGAATATTC
Proteins encoded in this window:
- a CDS encoding DUF1573 domain-containing protein, whose translation is MKKLIFSIAFLSLIALKSFSQTATTPAANTVPGNAPSATPADNPNAGDFSFKEETFDFGNIGKGTPVTHEFTFNNTGKEPIVISNVQASCGCTTPKWPKEPILPGKTSTIQVQYNAAHPGGFNKSVTITSNAKSASKVLYIKGVVQDQTEQTTPDKPPNILSTPNNN
- a CDS encoding pyridoxal phosphate-dependent aminotransferase → MPYISQKGRIMPASPIRRLVPYAEKAKQQGKKVYHLNIGQPDIETPPEVFNAIHNIDFKVLEYSHSAGIESYRIKLAASYKKYNIDLSMHDVLITTGGSEAITFGLMATLDEGDEIIIPEPLYANYNGFACATGAVIKPITSYIENGFALPSISEFEKLITPKTKAILICNPNNPTGYLYSKEELEHLKDIVLVHDLFLFADEVYRDFCYDGKKHFSVLNIPGIEEHVIVIDSVSKRFSMCGARVGCLITRNKKVNETVLKFAQARLSPPTFGQIAAEAALQVKEEYFNGVMAEYISRRNMMVEKMNEIPGVLCPNPGGAFYTIARLPIDNSDKFCQWLLESFSYENQTVMLAPATGFYATKGLGLDEVRIAYVLNNYEMEKAFDCLAMALREYPGIKNNDAAVSI